One part of the Bacteroidota bacterium genome encodes these proteins:
- a CDS encoding 2-hydroxyacyl-CoA dehydratase, giving the protein MYDLKSTLLLKSVMKTYFSSLENPGRKIAWCTSVGPAELLRSFNFEVYFPENHGALLGASRLATDCIPSAIKAGYSGHVCSYTTSDIGAYLNKTTPLKRQYGIESIPKPDLIVYNTNQCREVQDWFNFFAKEFNCPIAGIHSPRHMDEVTKEEVALVISQHRKIIPACEKASGNKFDIDAFRETLRLSKEATLLWQEVLKTAMVSPAPLSFFDGVIHMGPIVVLRGTQQAIDYYEHLLAELKENMRIGIGVVEKEQIRIFWDGMPIWGRIRMLSDLFTQNNAVVVASTYCNSWVFDDFDERHPFESSALAYTNIFINRSEKAKRRMLDNWLKEFQCDGIVYHDSKTCFNNSNARFGLPQRLKNENNIPYLVIEGDLCDLRFFSEGQSITKIETFIEQLESVNAKGE; this is encoded by the coding sequence ATGTATGATCTGAAATCCACCCTACTTCTAAAATCCGTCATGAAAACCTACTTTTCTTCACTGGAAAATCCGGGCAGAAAAATCGCATGGTGTACAAGTGTAGGACCTGCCGAGCTATTACGTTCCTTTAATTTCGAAGTCTACTTTCCTGAAAATCACGGAGCACTTCTTGGTGCATCACGACTGGCTACCGATTGCATTCCATCCGCTATTAAGGCAGGGTATTCCGGACATGTTTGCTCCTATACCACCAGCGATATTGGAGCCTATCTCAATAAAACTACTCCACTAAAAAGGCAATACGGAATTGAAAGTATTCCAAAGCCCGATCTCATCGTTTACAATACCAATCAATGCCGTGAAGTCCAGGACTGGTTTAATTTTTTTGCAAAAGAATTTAACTGTCCGATTGCGGGAATACACTCTCCCCGACATATGGATGAGGTTACTAAAGAAGAAGTCGCATTGGTTATCAGTCAGCATCGGAAAATTATACCGGCTTGTGAAAAAGCAAGCGGGAATAAATTTGATATTGACGCTTTTCGTGAGACCTTACGGTTGAGTAAGGAAGCTACCTTGTTATGGCAGGAGGTACTTAAAACAGCAATGGTTTCTCCGGCACCCCTCAGTTTTTTTGATGGCGTAATTCATATGGGTCCTATCGTTGTGCTGCGAGGAACACAACAGGCTATTGACTATTATGAACACCTTTTGGCGGAGCTGAAAGAAAATATGAGAATTGGAATCGGGGTTGTTGAAAAAGAACAGATAAGAATATTTTGGGACGGAATGCCCATTTGGGGACGAATAAGAATGTTGAGTGACCTGTTTACACAAAATAATGCTGTTGTTGTTGCTTCTACTTATTGCAACAGCTGGGTATTTGATGACTTTGATGAAAGACATCCCTTTGAGTCATCAGCACTGGCATACACAAACATCTTTATTAACCGTAGTGAAAAAGCTAAAAGAAGGATGCTTGACAACTGGTTAAAAGAATTTCAATGCGATGGAATTGTTTATCATGACTCAAAAACATGCTTCAATAATTCCAATGCGCGGTTCGGATTGCCACAACGGTTAAAAAACGAAAATAATATTCCATATTTGGTTATTGAAGGTGACCTATGCGATCTGCGCTTCTTTTCTGAAGGGCAAAGTATTACTAAAATAGAAACTTTTATTGAACAGTTGGAGAGTGTTAATGCTAAAGGAGAATGA
- a CDS encoding AMP-binding protein — translation MKILESEYTLGEVIPNIALLMQHNAAKFSEKDILCEKTDGEYRGISWSNFYKRIQSIAANLSKFGFRSGDKMIVFSPNRLEMLELEIAVMCCGGISVPIFAYFHKETAEMIIRHSAAKFITVAGILQLSRLSPDLPVKHIFVFDPVEDPRFKNLHSFTELTQPITGHYSLNYNADADEICLNMYTSGTMGTPKCVQLTHRNILSQQAALNQSWTRQFHLNADDRFLSYLPWHHSFGGIFERFTALYHGSTIFLESGFGKSPETLLENWKIVQPTLFFSVPKIYQSLLEIAKGNSNTWDQLFHPDLKFVFTAAASLPKKISDEFEKRNIPVIEGWGLTETAPCCTLTDHSLKRENGLVGKPLAGITIRIDDEGEIQVKGPNVMKGYFNNNEANKDTFTTDGWYRTGDIGDITENGVKLISRKDRIFKLTNGEKSHSGRNGKSDTIKRPLRHACACGR, via the coding sequence ATGAAAATTCTGGAGTCAGAATATACACTCGGAGAAGTTATTCCCAATATCGCATTACTGATGCAGCACAATGCTGCAAAATTTTCTGAAAAGGATATCCTTTGTGAAAAAACTGATGGTGAATATCGTGGTATTTCCTGGTCAAATTTTTATAAAAGAATACAGAGTATTGCCGCGAATCTATCCAAATTCGGTTTTCGATCCGGTGATAAAATGATCGTTTTCTCTCCCAATCGGCTGGAAATGTTGGAGCTTGAAATAGCTGTAATGTGTTGCGGAGGAATCAGTGTTCCCATCTTTGCCTACTTCCACAAAGAAACTGCAGAAATGATTATCCGGCATTCTGCTGCAAAATTCATCACTGTTGCAGGGATATTACAACTGAGTCGCCTTTCACCGGATCTTCCTGTAAAACATATTTTTGTATTTGATCCGGTCGAAGATCCTCGATTTAAAAACCTTCATTCATTTACTGAATTGACACAACCGATTACCGGTCATTACTCATTAAATTATAATGCGGATGCGGATGAAATATGCCTGAACATGTACACTTCGGGAACTATGGGTACGCCGAAATGTGTTCAACTCACACACAGAAATATCCTTTCACAACAGGCTGCCTTGAATCAGTCATGGACCCGTCAATTTCATTTGAATGCAGATGACAGGTTTTTGTCCTATTTACCCTGGCACCATAGCTTTGGTGGAATCTTTGAACGATTTACGGCATTGTATCATGGCTCCACCATTTTTCTTGAATCGGGATTTGGAAAAAGTCCTGAAACATTACTTGAAAACTGGAAAATTGTTCAGCCCACTTTATTTTTCTCTGTCCCTAAAATTTATCAATCATTACTTGAAATCGCAAAAGGAAACTCTAATACCTGGGATCAATTGTTTCATCCGGACTTAAAATTTGTATTTACAGCCGCTGCTTCTCTGCCGAAAAAAATATCAGACGAATTTGAAAAAAGAAATATCCCTGTGATAGAAGGATGGGGCTTAACAGAGACTGCACCTTGCTGCACTTTAACTGATCACAGCCTTAAAAGAGAAAACGGACTAGTAGGTAAGCCCCTTGCGGGAATAACCATTCGTATTGATGATGAAGGGGAAATACAGGTGAAGGGACCCAATGTTATGAAAGGATATTTTAATAACAATGAAGCGAATAAAGATACATTTACTACCGACGGCTGGTACCGTACAGGAGATATTGGTGATATAACAGAAAATGGAGTAAAACTCATTTCCAGAAAAGACAGGATTTTCAAACTCACCAATGGTGAAAAAAGTCATTCCGGGCGAAATGGAAAATCTGATACAATCAAAAGGCCATTACGTCATGCATGCGCTTGTGGTAGGTAA
- a CDS encoding benzoyl-CoA reductase subunit D, whose translation MNEPIMTMGIDVGSNFIKLVLMQYGAFPILLDKQTEKIRKRNPTQVADEMIQAMLRTHHLQFEDISYLASTGEGDLVKRKRGHFYGMTTHAKGANYFHRETRTVVDMGALYVRAIKISEDARVQDYKMTGQCASGSGQFVENISRYLGLSIEEVGEVSLSATAPEISSGICAVLAETDVINMVSRGIKTPDIIKGIHLSIANRIIKLLSSLKAESPIFLSGGMALNSGMLQAIREQLEETGKKFIIVTDPDAIYTGAIGAALWGGYRHFKLMQRKAEVEK comes from the coding sequence ATGAATGAACCCATCATGACCATGGGTATAGATGTGGGAAGTAATTTCATTAAACTGGTTTTAATGCAGTATGGAGCGTTTCCAATTCTTCTCGACAAGCAAACAGAGAAAATAAGAAAAAGAAACCCTACACAGGTTGCTGATGAAATGATTCAAGCCATGCTTCGTACACATCATCTTCAATTTGAAGATATTTCCTATTTAGCATCGACCGGTGAAGGAGACCTTGTTAAAAGAAAAAGGGGGCACTTTTACGGGATGACGACACATGCGAAAGGAGCAAACTATTTTCATCGTGAAACAAGAACTGTCGTCGACATGGGAGCCTTGTATGTAAGAGCAATAAAGATATCCGAAGATGCCCGAGTACAGGACTATAAAATGACAGGCCAATGTGCATCGGGTTCCGGTCAGTTTGTTGAAAACATATCCCGATATCTGGGTTTATCCATTGAGGAAGTTGGAGAGGTGTCTTTATCCGCTACTGCTCCTGAAATTTCGTCCGGCATCTGTGCTGTACTTGCAGAAACGGATGTTATCAATATGGTATCGCGTGGAATTAAAACACCTGATATAATAAAAGGCATTCATCTGTCCATAGCAAACAGAATCATTAAACTGCTCAGTTCATTAAAAGCGGAATCGCCTATCTTTCTTTCAGGAGGTATGGCACTAAACAGCGGAATGCTGCAGGCTATTCGTGAACAACTGGAGGAGACAGGAAAAAAATTCATCATTGTCACCGACCCTGACGCCATTTATACCGGAGCCATTGGTGCAGCATTATGGGGTGGATACCGTCATTTTAAACTTATGCAGCGAAAAGCTGAAGTGGAAAAATAA
- a CDS encoding benzoyl-CoA reductase subunit A, which produces MNKYYLGVDLGSTTSKAVIINENDEIIGRGITNTRSNYSVAADIARDEAVYNARFSVLKKKLEEEQMVNPEYRKYIDDLESVFQYEQFKVRLDRLGEELLKTCQTFFKDETKQTEILNHLRNIRKAFKPTIKHDYLFNNLGSKNQFFRDIVSEKYNEEVNKLDMSLFEPLMTVWDKSISPAENVRVQFDFKELIHQAMEELRNKYKNLPDALNENESVNFDAEINLLKGNFDHVSESLRSHIDEIAQLDFHISNMTGTGYGRALLPFPEDCIRSEILCHAFGAHAVFPDTRTVLDIGGQDTKAIQVDQYGLVTSFQMNDRCAAGCGRYLGYIADEMSISLNELGPMAMKAEKEVTICSTCTVFAGAELRELTNLGEKREDILGGLHKAIIMRAMSLIARSGGVYNEFTFTGGVARNPAVIKYLGQLVKENYGSEIKINIHTDSIFMGALGGAMFARRNAATNLQPIAKKEVDA; this is translated from the coding sequence ATGAATAAATATTATCTCGGTGTGGACCTTGGCTCCACAACTTCAAAAGCAGTCATCATTAATGAAAATGATGAAATCATCGGTCGCGGTATTACCAATACACGCTCCAACTATTCAGTGGCAGCTGACATTGCACGTGACGAAGCAGTTTACAATGCACGCTTTTCGGTATTAAAGAAAAAATTGGAGGAGGAACAAATGGTAAATCCGGAATACCGGAAATACATCGATGACCTGGAAAGCGTTTTTCAATATGAGCAATTTAAAGTGCGTTTAGATCGGTTGGGGGAAGAGTTACTGAAAACTTGCCAAACCTTTTTCAAAGATGAAACCAAGCAAACAGAAATTTTAAACCACCTCCGAAACATCCGCAAAGCTTTTAAGCCAACCATTAAACATGATTATCTCTTTAACAATCTCGGATCAAAAAATCAGTTTTTCCGTGACATTGTCTCTGAGAAATACAATGAAGAAGTCAACAAATTGGACATGTCACTGTTCGAACCTCTGATGACTGTTTGGGATAAAAGTATAAGTCCCGCGGAAAACGTCAGAGTACAGTTCGATTTCAAGGAACTGATTCATCAGGCAATGGAGGAGCTTCGCAACAAATACAAAAACCTGCCTGATGCACTAAATGAAAACGAGAGTGTAAATTTTGACGCAGAAATCAATTTACTTAAAGGGAACTTCGATCATGTTTCTGAAAGTTTGCGATCACATATCGATGAAATAGCACAATTGGATTTTCATATTTCAAATATGACCGGTACAGGCTATGGCAGGGCTCTGCTTCCATTTCCTGAGGATTGTATCCGATCAGAAATCTTATGTCATGCTTTTGGTGCACATGCAGTCTTCCCGGATACACGTACAGTGCTTGATATCGGTGGTCAGGACACCAAAGCGATTCAGGTCGATCAATATGGACTTGTAACCAGTTTTCAAATGAATGACCGCTGTGCTGCTGGCTGTGGACGTTATCTCGGTTATATCGCTGACGAGATGAGTATTTCATTGAATGAACTTGGACCTATGGCAATGAAAGCTGAAAAAGAAGTTACTATTTGTTCCACCTGTACCGTATTTGCCGGTGCCGAATTGCGTGAACTTACCAACCTGGGAGAAAAGCGTGAAGACATACTTGGAGGGCTACACAAGGCCATCATCATGAGAGCCATGTCGCTGATCGCAAGATCGGGAGGCGTATACAACGAATTTACATTTACTGGTGGTGTAGCAAGAAACCCTGCGGTTATTAAATACCTCGGACAATTGGTAAAAGAAAATTATGGAAGTGAAATAAAAATAAATATCCATACTGATTCCATTTTTATGGGAGCGCTTGGAGGGGCTATGTTTGCCAGACGAAATGCAGCAACTAACTTGCAGCCAATAGCTAAAAAAGAAGTAGATGCTTAA
- the bcrB gene encoding benzoyl-CoA reductase subunit B: MTEIKEVIKEKSMNLQKDMLAKQFRELSTANETGKKVVYTFVPGNLTELILSFDMLPVYPEINALQSGMRKKSASYIKDAEKMGFSEDVCTYVKCDIGMMLNGNIGPTGEKLPSPDLLLLSYTGCFTFLKWFENLERLYPGVPVAMLHTPYQEDGKITTDQIEYMVKQLKDDVIPKMEKVSGKKYDQEKLSAMMINSAKAEDLLVKILESAKTVPTPIDAYFAGVYYIGPIFTAFRGTTEAVDYYKELWDEVQERIRLGLGPVTPEGEIKEQKFRLVVEGPPNWTNFREFWKIFYDMGAVIVASSYTKVGGVYDMGFRHDPNEPLESLSRYCMGCYTNLNLPQRVGMLENYVKEYKADGFLINSIKSCNSFSAGQLMIMREIEQRTGVPVGFIESDLVDPRYFSYANIKNRLESYFQMLDQRKIILKQEGVIA; this comes from the coding sequence ATGACAGAAATCAAAGAAGTAATAAAAGAGAAAAGCATGAATCTTCAAAAAGACATGCTTGCAAAACAATTTCGTGAACTCTCTACTGCAAATGAAACCGGCAAAAAGGTAGTATACACTTTTGTTCCCGGAAATCTCACCGAGCTTATTCTATCCTTTGATATGCTTCCGGTTTATCCGGAAATAAATGCCCTTCAAAGTGGTATGAGGAAGAAGTCGGCATCTTACATTAAAGATGCCGAAAAGATGGGTTTTTCGGAAGATGTGTGCACTTATGTAAAATGTGACATTGGAATGATGCTAAATGGGAATATCGGCCCCACCGGTGAAAAACTACCATCACCTGATTTATTACTTTTAAGTTATACCGGCTGTTTTACCTTTTTAAAATGGTTTGAAAACCTGGAGAGGCTCTATCCCGGTGTTCCGGTAGCGATGCTTCATACTCCATATCAAGAAGACGGAAAAATAACTACCGATCAAATTGAATACATGGTAAAGCAGTTGAAAGATGATGTTATTCCTAAGATGGAAAAAGTATCAGGGAAAAAATATGATCAGGAGAAATTATCTGCCATGATGATAAACTCCGCAAAAGCTGAAGATTTACTTGTAAAAATTCTGGAAAGCGCAAAGACAGTTCCCACACCTATAGATGCCTATTTTGCCGGAGTTTATTATATCGGTCCCATTTTTACAGCATTTCGTGGCACTACTGAAGCGGTTGATTACTATAAGGAACTTTGGGATGAAGTACAGGAACGAATACGACTTGGGCTTGGTCCCGTTACACCGGAAGGAGAAATAAAAGAACAGAAATTTCGTCTCGTAGTAGAGGGGCCGCCGAACTGGACCAACTTCCGTGAATTCTGGAAAATATTTTATGATATGGGCGCGGTGATTGTTGCCTCCAGTTATACAAAAGTAGGTGGCGTGTATGACATGGGCTTTCGTCATGACCCCAATGAACCTCTGGAGTCTTTATCACGATACTGTATGGGATGTTATACCAATTTAAATCTACCTCAACGTGTTGGTATGCTCGAAAATTATGTGAAAGAATACAAAGCGGATGGATTTCTTATCAACTCGATTAAATCCTGTAACTCCTTCTCCGCCGGTCAACTGATGATCATGCGTGAAATTGAACAACGCACCGGTGTACCCGTAGGATTTATAGAAAGCGATTTGGTTGATCCAAGATATTTCTCTTACGCCAATATCAAGAACCGACTTGAGTCCTATTTCCAAATGCTTGACCAGCGTAAAATTATTTTAAAACAGGAAGGTGTGATCGCTTAA